The following are from one region of the Cloacibacterium normanense genome:
- the lon gene encoding endopeptidase La: MIEIEDIAFENFLDENFSIVANEEKQTKEEKAQEIFPILPVRNMVMFPKVVIPITAGREKSIKLLEEAQKNGQLIGILSQKLSQQENPTEKDLYQIGTIAKIIKIIKLPDGNISAITRGVQRFKVKNFIETEPYFTAEIEKLKDSSTKKKEEYEALIDNIKDLAIKIIEIDPNIPGAANFAIRNIEGQEDLLNFICVNANFSSENKQKLLEEKSLMKRAELCYELMHDDFRRLELKNQIHQKTSRDLDKQQREYFLSQQIKTIQEELGGGTETDVDELKKKAEKISWKPEIQEHFEKELKRLQRHNPNSPDYNVQRNYLDFFTDLPWNSYSKDIFDIPKAEKILNKDHFGLEDIKKRILEHMAVLKLKNDMKSPILCLVGPPGVGKTSLGKSIADALGRKYVRMSLGGLHDESEIRGHRKTYIGAMAGRLLQAIKKAGTSNPVIVLDEIDKLGQGIHGDPSSALLEVLDPEQNHSFYDNFLEIGYDLSKVMFIATANSLSTIQTPLLDRMEIIQLSGYTIEEKVEIAKRHLIKKQMEETGLQKDAYKLGNKEIAHIVEAFTRESGVRNLEKQIAKISRWVALQITMNKEYDPKISIQKIDEILGVPMSKNFSEMMDVPGVVTGLAWTSVGGDILFIESILSKGKGNLTMTGNLGNVMKESATISLEYIKAKHESLGISLEDIENKNIHVHVPEGATPKDGPSAGIAMLTSMVSSYLNKKVKPHLAMTGEITLRGKVLPVGGIKEKLLAAVRAEIKEVILCEENRKDVLEINQNYLKNLKVHYVKTMKEVVDLAIEK; encoded by the coding sequence ATGATTGAAATAGAAGATATCGCTTTTGAAAATTTTTTAGACGAAAATTTTAGTATCGTGGCAAACGAAGAAAAACAAACCAAAGAAGAAAAAGCGCAAGAGATTTTCCCGATTCTACCTGTTAGAAATATGGTGATGTTTCCGAAAGTGGTTATCCCCATAACTGCGGGAAGAGAAAAGTCTATTAAATTATTAGAAGAAGCACAAAAAAATGGTCAACTAATCGGAATTTTGAGCCAAAAACTCTCTCAACAAGAAAATCCCACCGAAAAAGATCTTTACCAAATAGGAACTATTGCTAAAATCATAAAAATCATCAAACTTCCTGATGGTAATATTTCTGCAATCACGAGAGGAGTTCAGCGTTTCAAAGTGAAAAATTTCATTGAAACCGAACCGTATTTCACCGCAGAAATAGAAAAATTAAAGGATTCTTCTACCAAAAAGAAAGAAGAATATGAAGCTTTGATTGATAACATCAAGGATTTAGCAATTAAAATTATAGAAATAGACCCTAATATTCCTGGCGCAGCTAATTTTGCCATCAGAAATATTGAAGGACAAGAAGATTTACTGAATTTCATCTGCGTAAATGCAAATTTTTCTTCAGAAAACAAACAAAAACTTCTGGAAGAAAAATCATTGATGAAGCGCGCAGAATTATGCTATGAACTGATGCATGATGATTTCAGAAGATTAGAATTGAAAAATCAAATTCATCAAAAAACTTCTCGCGATTTAGACAAACAACAGAGAGAATATTTCCTGAGCCAACAAATTAAAACCATTCAGGAAGAATTAGGTGGTGGAACCGAGACCGATGTAGATGAACTAAAGAAAAAAGCAGAAAAAATTTCTTGGAAACCAGAAATTCAGGAACATTTCGAAAAAGAACTGAAAAGACTTCAGCGCCATAATCCTAATTCGCCAGATTACAACGTACAGAGAAATTATCTAGATTTCTTCACAGATTTACCTTGGAATTCTTATTCTAAAGACATTTTTGATATTCCAAAAGCGGAAAAAATCTTAAATAAAGACCATTTCGGTTTAGAAGACATCAAAAAAAGAATTTTAGAACACATGGCAGTTCTGAAATTAAAAAACGACATGAAATCTCCTATTTTGTGTTTAGTTGGTCCTCCTGGAGTCGGTAAAACTTCCCTCGGAAAATCTATTGCAGATGCTCTTGGCAGAAAATATGTAAGAATGAGTTTAGGAGGTTTGCATGACGAATCAGAAATCCGTGGACACAGAAAAACTTACATCGGCGCAATGGCAGGAAGATTATTGCAAGCCATCAAAAAAGCAGGAACATCTAATCCAGTTATCGTGTTAGACGAAATAGATAAACTTGGACAAGGAATTCACGGCGACCCTAGTTCTGCACTTTTGGAAGTTCTAGATCCAGAACAAAACCACAGTTTTTATGATAATTTCTTAGAAATTGGGTACGATTTGTCAAAAGTAATGTTCATTGCTACAGCCAATTCGCTTTCTACCATTCAAACGCCATTGTTAGACAGGATGGAAATTATTCAACTTTCGGGTTATACCATTGAAGAAAAAGTAGAAATTGCAAAACGCCATTTGATTAAAAAACAAATGGAAGAAACTGGCCTACAAAAAGACGCTTATAAACTAGGAAATAAAGAAATTGCACACATAGTAGAAGCTTTCACCAGAGAAAGCGGTGTAAGAAATTTAGAAAAACAAATCGCCAAAATTTCTCGTTGGGTTGCGCTACAAATTACCATGAATAAAGAATACGACCCGAAAATTTCTATTCAAAAAATTGATGAAATTTTAGGTGTTCCGATGTCTAAAAACTTCTCAGAAATGATGGATGTTCCAGGTGTAGTTACAGGCTTAGCTTGGACTTCGGTTGGCGGCGATATCTTATTCATAGAGAGCATTTTAAGCAAAGGAAAAGGCAATCTTACCATGACGGGAAATCTAGGAAATGTGATGAAAGAATCTGCAACCATTTCGCTAGAATACATCAAAGCAAAACACGAAAGTTTAGGCATTTCTTTAGAAGATATTGAAAATAAAAACATCCACGTTCACGTTCCAGAAGGCGCCACTCCGAAAGATGGACCAAGTGCAGGAATTGCAATGCTAACGAGTATGGTTTCTAGTTATTTGAATAAAAAAGTAAAACCACATTTAGCAATGACTGGCGAAATTACTTTAAGAGGAAAAGTGCTTCCAGTTGGTGGAATTAAAGAAAAATTGTTGGCCGCAGTAAGAGCCGAAATTAAGGAAGTAATTTTGTGTGAAGAAAACAGAAAAGACGTTTTAGAAATCAACCAAAATTATCTTAAAAATCTAAAAGTTCATTACGTGAAAACCATGAAAGAAGTGGTAGATTTGGCGATTGAAAAATAG
- a CDS encoding type II toxin-antitoxin system RelE/ParE family toxin: MAGEIIWSPKAKSELIEILEYWVNRNKSNIYSLKLNQLIQEQLIFILEFPKIGRKTDIKNVYVKIIRDYLLYYEIEKGNLHVLTIRHGKKNPKTLALK, from the coding sequence ATGGCTGGAGAAATAATTTGGTCACCTAAAGCAAAATCTGAACTTATAGAAATTCTTGAATATTGGGTAAACAGAAATAAATCAAACATTTACAGTTTAAAACTCAATCAATTAATCCAAGAACAACTCATTTTTATTTTAGAATTCCCAAAAATTGGTAGAAAAACGGATATCAAAAACGTTTATGTTAAAATTATCAGAGATTATCTACTTTATTATGAAATAGAAAAAGGAAATCTTCATGTTTTGACAATAAGACACGGAAAAAAGAATCCTAAAACTTTAGCTTTGAAATAA
- a CDS encoding DUF4349 domain-containing protein, whose amino-acid sequence MNTKFQKLVFATFILAGLFSCQKSESVDSQYESAVATADSTTIQKDEVSYAASQQILDKKFVKTAEVSMEVKDVYEATVHIENALKNLGGFVTKSELQSQVIEEETYNTSDQNAVLLRKFNSYNKMQVRVPSEKLGAFLTSVNDRKFFLNTRIISAEDVTNNAKIAELELKKINKTGEVISQMKNNEKKANLTEENEEKNNTQQIENLNLADNIKYSTVDIYIKEPKVRIAEIAITNTQFYDNKYQVNFFYEAKSSLLNGFYFVQKFFVFLLNFWPLFVGILIVIYFVKYNLTTIIFSKKISKSENVEK is encoded by the coding sequence ATGAACACAAAATTTCAAAAACTAGTTTTCGCAACCTTTATTTTAGCAGGATTATTTTCTTGTCAAAAATCAGAAAGTGTAGATTCTCAATACGAAAGTGCTGTTGCAACCGCAGACTCTACTACTATTCAAAAAGATGAAGTTTCTTACGCCGCTTCTCAACAAATTCTAGACAAAAAATTTGTAAAAACTGCAGAAGTCAGCATGGAAGTAAAAGATGTTTATGAAGCCACAGTACATATAGAAAATGCACTGAAAAATCTCGGCGGATTTGTTACCAAAAGCGAATTACAAAGTCAAGTTATCGAAGAAGAAACCTATAACACTTCTGACCAAAATGCGGTTTTACTCAGAAAATTTAACTCTTACAATAAGATGCAAGTAAGAGTTCCTTCGGAAAAATTAGGCGCATTTCTCACTTCTGTAAATGACCGAAAATTTTTCTTGAACACCAGAATTATTTCGGCTGAAGATGTTACCAACAATGCAAAAATTGCAGAACTTGAATTGAAAAAAATCAATAAAACGGGCGAAGTGATTTCTCAAATGAAAAACAATGAAAAGAAAGCAAACCTCACCGAAGAAAACGAAGAGAAAAACAACACCCAACAAATTGAAAATCTGAATCTTGCAGATAATATCAAATACAGTACTGTAGACATTTACATTAAAGAACCAAAAGTAAGAATTGCGGAAATTGCCATTACTAACACCCAATTTTACGACAATAAATACCAAGTCAATTTCTTCTATGAAGCAAAATCTTCTCTACTTAACGGATTTTATTTCGTTCAAAAATTTTTCGTTTTCTTACTGAATTTTTGGCCTTTATTCGTGGGAATTTTAATCGTAATTTATTTTGTAAAGTATAACCTTACGACTATTATCTTCTCGAAAAAAATTTCAAAATCTGAGAATGTCGAAAAGTGA
- the pgi gene encoding glucose-6-phosphate isomerase: MLPKINPENTQAWKSLNEHFAQNDFDLRTLFQENTDRFQQFSVKKENYLFDFSKNLIDQKAFDLLLQLAEETQLKAAINAMFSGEKINETEKRAVLHTALRDFSDKEILVDGENIKPGIKKVLNHMKAFSEKVISGAHKGFSGKEITDVVNIGIGGSDLGPVMVVSALKHFKTRLNVHFVSNVDGNHMAEVVKNLNPETTLFIVASKTFTTQETMTNANSAKSWFLKAGKEEDVAKHFVALSTNIQAVKAFGIAEENIFEFWDWVGGRYSLWSAIGLSIVLAVGYENFENLLKGAYETDVHFQTADFKENIPVLMGLLGIWYRNFFDASSYAILPYSQYLDRFAAYLQQGDMESNGKSVDRNGEYVTYQTGPIIWGEPGTNGQHAFYQLIHQGTELIPADFIAYVKSCNKVSDHQEKLLANFFAQTEALAFGKSEDEARAELVKEGKSEEEIEKLVKFKTFMGNTPTNSFFINELTPFSLGQLIALYEHKIFVQGVIWNVFSFDQFGVELGKVLAGKILPELTDNEKVSSHDSSTNGLINYFKENK; the protein is encoded by the coding sequence ATGTTACCAAAAATAAATCCAGAAAACACACAAGCTTGGAAATCACTCAACGAACATTTTGCACAAAATGATTTTGACCTAAGAACACTTTTTCAAGAAAACACTGATCGTTTCCAACAGTTTTCAGTAAAAAAAGAAAATTATCTTTTTGATTTTTCTAAAAATTTAATTGACCAAAAAGCATTTGATTTATTGCTTCAATTGGCAGAAGAAACACAATTGAAAGCTGCCATCAATGCTATGTTTTCTGGCGAAAAAATAAATGAAACCGAAAAAAGAGCAGTTCTTCACACTGCTTTGAGAGATTTTTCTGACAAAGAAATTCTTGTAGACGGCGAAAACATAAAACCAGGAATTAAAAAAGTTCTTAACCACATGAAAGCTTTCTCCGAAAAAGTAATTTCTGGAGCGCACAAAGGTTTCAGCGGAAAAGAAATTACTGATGTAGTAAACATCGGAATTGGTGGTTCAGATTTAGGACCTGTAATGGTAGTTTCGGCGCTTAAACACTTCAAAACCAGATTAAATGTACATTTCGTTTCAAACGTAGACGGAAATCACATGGCAGAAGTAGTGAAAAACTTAAATCCAGAGACTACACTTTTCATCGTAGCTTCTAAAACGTTTACCACTCAAGAAACTATGACCAATGCAAATTCCGCAAAATCTTGGTTCTTAAAAGCTGGAAAAGAAGAAGATGTAGCGAAACACTTTGTAGCTTTATCTACTAATATTCAAGCAGTTAAAGCATTCGGAATTGCAGAAGAAAACATTTTCGAGTTCTGGGATTGGGTTGGCGGAAGATATTCACTTTGGAGCGCTATTGGTTTAAGCATCGTTCTAGCGGTAGGTTATGAAAATTTTGAAAATTTATTGAAAGGAGCTTACGAAACCGATGTGCATTTCCAAACGGCAGATTTCAAAGAAAACATTCCTGTTTTAATGGGACTTTTGGGAATTTGGTACAGAAATTTCTTTGACGCAAGTTCTTATGCTATTTTACCGTACTCTCAATATTTAGATAGATTTGCAGCGTATCTTCAACAAGGAGATATGGAATCTAACGGAAAATCAGTAGACAGAAATGGGGAATATGTAACTTATCAAACTGGCCCAATTATTTGGGGAGAACCAGGAACGAATGGTCAACATGCTTTCTATCAATTGATTCACCAAGGAACAGAACTCATTCCTGCAGATTTTATCGCTTATGTAAAATCTTGCAACAAAGTTTCTGACCATCAAGAAAAACTATTGGCGAACTTTTTCGCTCAAACTGAGGCACTTGCATTCGGAAAAAGCGAAGACGAAGCAAGAGCAGAATTGGTAAAAGAAGGAAAATCTGAAGAAGAAATTGAAAAATTAGTAAAATTCAAAACCTTCATGGGAAATACACCTACTAATTCATTCTTTATCAATGAACTAACTCCATTTTCACTAGGACAACTCATCGCACTTTATGAACACAAAATCTTCGTACAAGGTGTGATTTGGAACGTGTTTAGTTTTGACCAATTTGGTGTAGAATTAGGAAAAGTGTTAGCAGGAAAAATTTTACCAGAACTTACTGATAATGAGAAAGTAAGCTCTCACGATTCTTCTACTAATGGTTTGATTAATTACTTCAAAGAAAATAAGTAA
- the folD gene encoding bifunctional methylenetetrahydrofolate dehydrogenase/methenyltetrahydrofolate cyclohydrolase FolD has translation MAQILDGLKISNEIKQEIKTEVDKIKASGKRIPHLSAILVGNNGASKAYVNSKVKDCAEVGFESSLYKFPSTASEAELLEKIEELNNDPNVDGFIVQLPLPKQMDQEKIIMAINPRKDVDGFHPENFGRMALEMDTFLPATPFGILTLLERYNIETKGKHCVIIGRSRIVGRPMSILMGRKDFPGNSTVTLTHSYTPHIEEFTKNADIVITALGDPHFLKGEMIKDGAVVIDVGITRVEDNTEKGYHLAGDVDFDSCAEKASWITPVPGGVGPMTRAMLMKNTLLAYKHTIYKD, from the coding sequence ATGGCTCAAATCTTAGACGGACTAAAAATTTCTAACGAAATAAAGCAGGAAATAAAAACCGAAGTTGATAAAATAAAAGCTTCTGGAAAAAGAATTCCTCATTTGTCTGCAATTTTAGTTGGAAACAACGGCGCTAGCAAAGCGTATGTAAACAGTAAAGTGAAAGACTGTGCAGAAGTAGGCTTCGAATCTTCTTTGTATAAATTTCCTAGCACGGCTTCGGAAGCAGAACTTTTAGAAAAAATTGAAGAGCTAAATAACGACCCAAATGTAGATGGTTTCATCGTGCAATTGCCTCTTCCTAAGCAAATGGATCAGGAAAAAATTATTATGGCAATTAATCCTAGAAAAGACGTAGATGGTTTTCACCCAGAAAATTTTGGAAGAATGGCATTAGAAATGGATACTTTTTTGCCCGCAACTCCGTTTGGAATTTTAACTCTTTTAGAAAGATACAATATTGAGACCAAAGGAAAACACTGTGTAATCATCGGCAGAAGTAGAATTGTAGGAAGACCAATGTCTATTTTGATGGGAAGAAAAGATTTCCCTGGAAATTCTACCGTTACACTTACGCACAGTTATACTCCTCATATAGAAGAATTTACAAAAAATGCAGATATTGTAATTACAGCACTAGGCGACCCTCATTTCTTAAAAGGAGAAATGATAAAAGACGGTGCAGTAGTAATAGATGTAGGAATTACAAGAGTAGAAGATAATACCGAAAAAGGATATCATTTGGCAGGAGATGTAGATTTTGACAGTTGTGCAGAAAAAGCAAGTTGGATTACGCCAGTTCCAGGAGGAGTAGGACCAATGACCAGAGCAATGCTGATGAAAAATACACTTTTAGCGTATAAACATACAATTTATAAAGATTAA
- a CDS encoding 7-carboxy-7-deazaguanine synthase QueE — MLPVMEHFYTLQGEGHHTGKAAYFIRLGGCDVGCHWCDVKESWDPELHPLMDTVEIAEIAASYCKTIVLTGGEPLMWNLEILTKRLKELGCQIHIETSGAYDMSGTLDWITLSPKKTGLPKEGIYKVANELKIIVFNNHDFTFAEEQAAKVSENCKLYLQSEWSKRNEMYPKITDFILANPKWQASVQTHKYLNIP, encoded by the coding sequence ATGCTCCCAGTGATGGAGCATTTTTATACTTTACAAGGAGAAGGTCACCACACTGGAAAAGCTGCTTATTTTATAAGATTGGGCGGTTGTGATGTAGGTTGTCATTGGTGTGATGTGAAGGAAAGTTGGGATCCAGAATTACATCCTTTGATGGATACCGTAGAAATTGCAGAAATTGCAGCAAGCTATTGTAAAACCATTGTTCTAACAGGTGGAGAACCACTGATGTGGAATTTAGAAATTTTGACCAAAAGATTAAAAGAATTGGGTTGTCAAATTCACATCGAAACTTCTGGAGCTTATGATATGAGCGGAACACTTGATTGGATTACGCTTTCTCCTAAGAAAACAGGCTTACCAAAAGAAGGAATTTACAAAGTAGCTAATGAATTGAAAATCATAGTTTTTAACAACCACGACTTCACCTTCGCTGAAGAACAAGCTGCAAAAGTTTCTGAAAATTGTAAACTGTATCTACAAAGTGAATGGAGCAAAAGAAACGAAATGTATCCTAAGATTACCGATTTTATTTTGGCAAATCCTAAATGGCAAGCTTCGGTACAAACACATAAATATCTTAATATTCCATAA
- a CDS encoding exopolysaccharide biosynthesis polyprenyl glycosylphosphotransferase, which translates to MQKLRYSRYFKSAIIILDILIVAAVFVFFFLMKHEYVLEKARTEENVLSLLLLSLFWILLSGRTKLYSIPRNLTYTLYVERIVTHIFIFLLGIVLLARVSNNEFLKYERFWITFTLFIILFLVKSFIFFTLKYIRAQGGNYRNVMFIAENSSSEILKDIVTQRKDYGYRVYEFPNEEINISELQNFWREKEIHTVFIPTQNHLSKKLLEEINREAENDKIKISLIPSAIQNEFFQYDLGYIETQPILTPSKFPLHYYSNAIIKRSFDILFSLLVLIFIATWLFPIIAILIKLDSKGSVFFKQKRYGFHDEVFECLKFRTMIENEESATKTTSQNDSRITKIGRFLRKTSLDEMPQFINVLRGDMSVVGPRPHMLLIDEFYKAKIGRYSVRSLVKPGITGLAQVSGLRGDTGEMEIEMKKRILADSFYVKNWSLTLDIVIILKTILLVIKGDQKAI; encoded by the coding sequence ATGCAGAAATTAAGATACTCTAGATATTTTAAAAGCGCTATCATCATCCTCGATATTTTAATCGTGGCTGCTGTTTTTGTGTTCTTTTTTCTGATGAAACACGAATATGTTTTAGAAAAAGCTAGAACAGAAGAAAACGTTTTGTCACTTCTGCTATTAAGTCTTTTTTGGATTCTTTTAAGTGGAAGAACAAAATTATATTCTATTCCCAGAAACCTTACGTACACACTTTATGTAGAGCGTATTGTTACTCATATTTTTATCTTTTTATTGGGAATTGTACTTTTAGCCAGAGTGAGTAATAATGAATTTTTGAAGTATGAAAGATTCTGGATTACGTTTACGCTTTTCATTATTTTATTTTTAGTTAAGTCATTCATTTTCTTTACCTTAAAGTACATTAGAGCACAAGGTGGAAACTACAGAAATGTAATGTTTATCGCAGAAAATTCATCTTCTGAAATTTTAAAAGATATTGTTACGCAACGTAAAGATTATGGTTACAGAGTTTATGAATTCCCCAATGAAGAAATTAACATTTCGGAGCTTCAAAATTTTTGGAGAGAAAAAGAAATCCATACCGTTTTTATTCCTACTCAAAATCATTTAAGTAAAAAACTGCTTGAAGAAATCAATAGAGAAGCAGAAAATGATAAGATTAAAATTTCATTAATTCCAAGTGCTATTCAAAATGAGTTTTTCCAGTATGATTTGGGATATATAGAAACTCAACCGATTTTAACGCCTTCGAAATTTCCTTTGCATTATTATAGTAATGCGATTATCAAGAGAAGTTTTGATATTTTATTCTCGCTTTTGGTTTTAATTTTTATTGCGACTTGGCTATTTCCTATCATTGCTATATTAATTAAATTAGACAGTAAAGGCAGTGTATTCTTTAAACAAAAAAGATATGGATTTCATGATGAAGTTTTTGAATGTCTCAAATTCAGAACTATGATTGAAAATGAAGAATCTGCGACCAAAACTACTTCACAAAACGATAGCAGAATAACAAAAATTGGTAGATTTTTAAGAAAAACCAGTTTAGACGAAATGCCTCAATTCATTAATGTTTTAAGAGGAGATATGTCTGTAGTAGGACCTAGACCTCACATGTTATTAATTGATGAATTTTACAAGGCAAAAATTGGTAGATATTCGGTGAGAAGCTTGGTAAAACCTGGCATTACGGGACTTGCACAAGTAAGCGGTTTGCGTGGTGACACTGGCGAAATGGAAATAGAAATGAAAAAGAGAATTTTGGCAGATTCATTCTATGTAAAAAATTGGAGCCTTACTCTAGACATTGTTATCATCCTGAAAACCATCTTATTAGTAATAAAAGGCGACCAAAAAGCCATTTAG
- a CDS encoding MlaE family ABC transporter permease — MLKLLSAIGQYFLLLGKVIQKPQKRQVFFKLLMREINDLGVNSFGLTLFTSIFVGAVIAIQMYNNFRNSSIPIPAPFIGYATKVVLILEFAPTIISVILAGKVGSYITSSIGTMRVTEQIDALDIMGVNSANFLILPKILASVIFNPLLIAISMVFGIWGGHLAGIATGNWSRADYISGIQMYMPPFYIWYAFLKTAVFAFLIATIPAFFGYKVSGGSLEVGRASTQAVVWTIVAIIIANLVLTQMFLS; from the coding sequence ATGTTAAAACTTTTAAGCGCAATAGGACAATACTTTTTACTATTAGGAAAAGTAATTCAAAAACCTCAAAAAAGGCAAGTTTTTTTTAAACTTCTCATGAGAGAAATCAATGACTTGGGAGTAAATTCTTTTGGACTCACTTTATTTACCTCAATATTTGTAGGAGCTGTAATCGCAATACAGATGTATAATAATTTTAGAAATTCTTCTATACCCATTCCCGCTCCTTTTATTGGTTATGCTACCAAAGTTGTTTTAATTCTAGAATTTGCCCCTACAATTATTTCTGTAATTCTAGCCGGTAAAGTAGGCTCTTATATTACTTCGAGTATTGGAACAATGAGAGTTACAGAGCAAATAGACGCTTTAGATATTATGGGAGTAAATTCTGCAAATTTCTTGATTTTACCAAAAATTTTAGCAAGTGTAATTTTCAATCCATTGTTAATTGCTATAAGTATGGTTTTCGGAATATGGGGAGGTCATCTTGCAGGTATTGCGACAGGAAATTGGTCTAGAGCAGACTATATTTCAGGAATTCAAATGTATATGCCACCATTTTATATTTGGTATGCATTTTTAAAAACAGCTGTATTTGCATTTCTTATTGCTACCATCCCTGCTTTTTTTGGCTATAAAGTAAGTGGAGGATCTTTAGAAGTAGGTAGGGCAAGTACACAAGCTGTAGTTTGGACTATAGTAGCCATCATCATTGCTAACTTAGTATTAACACAAATGTTCTTAAGCTAA
- a CDS encoding ABC transporter ATP-binding protein, giving the protein MIEVKDLRKSFDGVEVLKGITTTFETGKVNLVIGQSGSGKTVFLKSLLNVFEPTSGHILFDGRDIVGMSRQEKEALRAEIGTVFQGSALFDSLTVQDNIMFPLDMFTNLTFTEKKKRVKEVIGRVHLENAEKKFPSEISGGMQKRVAIARAIVNNPRYLFCDEPNSGLDPFTANIIDDLIAEITEEYNTTTIINTHDMNSVMTIGEKIVYLRKGIKEWEGTKDILITSDNNYLIDFVYSSELFKELREYLIKINKTSIDNIITTIENETDQENI; this is encoded by the coding sequence ATGATAGAAGTAAAAGATTTAAGAAAAAGTTTTGATGGTGTAGAAGTTCTGAAAGGAATTACCACCACTTTCGAAACTGGAAAGGTAAACTTAGTGATAGGACAGTCTGGTTCTGGAAAAACGGTCTTCCTAAAAAGTTTACTGAATGTTTTTGAACCAACTAGCGGACATATTTTGTTCGACGGTAGAGATATTGTAGGCATGTCTCGTCAAGAAAAAGAGGCACTGAGAGCAGAAATAGGAACCGTATTTCAAGGAAGCGCATTGTTTGATTCCTTGACGGTTCAAGACAATATTATGTTTCCTCTAGATATGTTTACCAACCTTACTTTTACTGAAAAGAAAAAACGAGTGAAAGAAGTAATTGGTAGAGTTCACTTAGAAAATGCAGAAAAAAAATTTCCATCTGAGATTTCAGGAGGAATGCAAAAAAGAGTAGCGATTGCGAGAGCAATTGTTAATAACCCAAGATATTTGTTTTGTGACGAGCCCAACTCTGGGCTAGACCCTTTTACCGCAAACATAATTGATGATTTAATTGCAGAAATCACCGAAGAATATAATACCACTACGATTATAAATACTCACGATATGAATTCTGTAATGACAATTGGCGAGAAAATTGTATACTTAAGAAAAGGAATTAAAGAATGGGAAGGAACAAAAGATATTTTAATCACCTCAGACAATAATTACCTGATAGATTTCGTTTATTCTTCAGAATTATTTAAAGAATTAAGAGAATATCTTATCAAAATCAATAAAACAAGTATAGATAACATTATAACAACAATAGAAAATGAAACAGATCAAGAAAATATTTAG
- a CDS encoding outer membrane beta-barrel protein, which produces MKQIKKIFSTLFVTASLLSFSQVTFGAKANVIYQTGDPTWENIKNGTVEAYEDKGKNNVGYNAGISLKIDTPLGIFIQPELYYTTFSKEFTVDGTNTTITVKNNRADLPVLVGYNVLGKTLGIYAGPVASYNLSTDNQYNDFKENATKEFTLGYQFGAQVTISKLVVSARYEGAFSNDQREYINTNVSSNEVIRYDNRPSLLMFGIGLNF; this is translated from the coding sequence ATGAAACAGATCAAGAAAATATTTAGCACATTATTTGTAACGGCATCATTGCTGTCTTTCTCGCAGGTAACTTTCGGAGCGAAAGCCAATGTTATTTACCAAACTGGTGATCCTACTTGGGAAAATATAAAAAATGGAACTGTAGAGGCATACGAAGACAAAGGAAAGAATAACGTAGGCTATAACGCAGGTATTTCACTAAAAATTGATACACCTCTTGGAATTTTTATTCAACCAGAATTGTATTACACTACTTTTAGTAAAGAATTCACAGTAGATGGAACGAATACAACAATTACTGTTAAAAACAACAGAGCAGATTTACCTGTTTTAGTAGGGTATAATGTATTAGGAAAAACATTAGGTATTTATGCAGGACCGGTAGCTTCTTACAATCTTTCTACAGATAATCAATATAATGATTTTAAAGAAAATGCTACGAAAGAATTTACTTTAGGCTATCAATTCGGCGCACAAGTTACTATTTCTAAATTGGTAGTTTCTGCAAGATACGAAGGTGCATTTAGCAATGACCAAAGAGAATATATCAACACGAATGTATCTTCTAACGAGGTGATTAGATATGATAACAGACCGAGTTTATTAATGTTCGGAATTGGTTTAAATTTCTAA